From the genome of Solanum dulcamara chromosome 12, daSolDulc1.2, whole genome shotgun sequence:
AACAAATTCAttatcacaattttttttgatcaaaaactttaaaaatgattttataaCGGCTAATACAATATCCCTaagttatttataattttaagttgacccAAACTCTTCTCAACGAGTCTTTCTAATATTGCAATATAGAATattattcataaaataaatagacAAAAAAAGGCCTAAAAATGAAAGGGCTACACGATTAAATGGAGATGTTTTGCCGTTGACTTAAAAGTTTATTGGGTGTAAGTTGTAACCACAACAAAATAATGGATCTTTTCATAAAATGATTTTCTCGAGAAACATGTACAAAATTTCACGTGATTAATTTCAGATTCAATCTCAATCCTCCGCCGCGCACGGCCGTTTCCGGTAACGGTCTAACCTCAATCACCGCCGTTCAACCACTGAATTTCAATATTCCGATCATTCCTACCTTTGTAAATTGTAACTAAAAACTCATGGAGACTCTGAGAGTACAATTATTGGCCGAAAAAGGTGAGACCTCAATACCATCACAGTACGTACAACCACCGGAAACCAGACCACAAATAGAAAAACCTAATGTAAAGGTAGGAGTATCAGTAATCGATCTCAAGTCACGAACGAACCTTCTCGATGAAGTGAAGAAAGCGTGCAAAGAATGGGGAGCATTTCAAGTGATAAACCATAAGGTTCCGATTAATTTGTTGGATGATATGAGGCGAGTTGGTCGCAGCTTTTTTGAAGATCGTAAAATGGAAGAGAAACTTAGGTATTCTTGCGATTCTGCTTCTCCTGCTTCTGAAGGATATGGCAGTCGCATGCTTGTAGCATCAAATGACACGGTTTTGGATTGGAGAGATTATTTCGATCACCACACTTTGCCTTTATCTCGTCGCAATCCTTCTCATTGGCCTGACTCTCCGGCCGATTACAGGTTTTGCTGACTACTTCTCCTAATACAAATACTCCCTCCGCGGCAATTAATTGGCCTCTGTTCACCTGACGCGACACACCAGAGATATACTCTGTTACTATTTTATGTAGTTATTTAATACTAAGCTTagtattgaaaaaaaaagtaatcaagtaaataaaaaaCGTAGGGAGTAGCAAATTTTGTGGAAATTTTCTGATTTTTGGGAATGAACTCTCAAGATATGCCAACCATGCTAGATTTGGAATGAACGTCCCTGAGTAGAGTCAAATGGATTTATATGATTCATATAAATGACTCCAACTAATTTGGATTGAAACTCACTTGATTAATTGATTCTGTATCAAGGATAGCTTGTAGTTTCCTCGGTTAGTGCACGGAAATGGGGTACACTATTGTCTCTTATCGAGCTGACTGTGAACAGAATTGGATCCAGGGGACAATAGTTCTGTTCTTTCTTCTTATTGAAAAAGTAATTTGTTTCAACCCCGATGTTGTGGCCTAGCGGTCAATCAAGTGGATGAAAACCATGAGAAACTAATCCCATCTACCTATGCCTTGGTAGACAGAGTTATGCGACTTGAGTTGGTGGGAGGTAGGATGCACCAGATAGAATAGTTGAGGTGCTTGTATGCTGGCCCAGATCCTATATATTTTCCTGTTAGCACTTTTTTCTTACTTGAGTTATAAGAAAAaacctttttttaaaagttgaTGATTGCTTTACTTCATCAAGTAGCTCATGGTGGCTTTTACTTTCACAGGCTTTACGATTTAGCATAGAATACTAAGGAAATGCAAGTgcaaagattttgcaaaattttGGATGTTTCAAGTTTGCTTTTTTGATTAGTAGGGAGAAACTTGAGTCATTTTACTACTTCCTTAGTGTCTCTGTTAAGAGTCTGTAATGGTCATTTTATGTTTTTAAGACTGTTATACTGGAATGAtcacttcctttttttttttgtaagtaCAACATTAAATATATAAGCTCCATTGCCACGAACCAAAAGGTAATTGATAATTTCTCGGAATTCCTGCAGTGCTAAAATGTCTCTGTAGAAGTGTCAATAAAAAATTTTACGAGAAACTAATTGAAGTAATAGTGATTGGAAgttgttcaagatatgaatacCAATCATTTCCTTTCTAAGCCCGTTTCATGCAAAAAGCTCGCCTAATCTATTAACACAATAGAAACCTCTTTATTCCAACAATTTCCATTCCCTATGAGCCCTGATTTGCATTGTTTTGACCCTAAAGCTGCTGCACACTTTGCCCTAAATCACCACCATCAAGCTtctttaggggtcgtttggtagggtGTATAAGAATAATGCTAAATATAGTGTATTAGTAATCATTAGTTATGCAAAGATTATTTCTTATACAATGTTTGGTttagtgtattaaaaataaaatgcattGCATAACTTCTACAAAAAAATGTTTGTTTACAGGAATGCCCTCCACACTCTTTAGCTTTGGGAACCGTCTTGAGATGGATTTGAGGGGTAATTATGTCATTAATCAATCTGATGCATGTATTGAAACCCTttgtattactaatacatgGAAATCCACAATATTAGTAATACACACCTCCATACACAATagagtgtataactaatgcaaGCATTAATCATACGTAGGCTAAAAAAGTGTACCAAACAAGGTACTAATAATACACAaagctaatgcatgcattatttttttaatacactctaccaaatgATCCCTTAGTGTACTCATGTTCCTACATTTTCCACACCAAACTAAATATGAATGAAGATTCTGCTCTTCTTCCTTCATGAAAGAAGGTACTtgtgtgtgtatgtatgtaATGTATGCATGTTCAGAGTAGAGCAATATTAAGCTCAAATCTCAAGTAAATGGCTCCTAAAAAAAGTACGTGCTGCAGTTAGTTCTTGAGCCATAGTTACAGTCACATCAATTGAGAAGTCTAAATTGAGAGAAGAAAACAAAACTGAAAAGGCTGAAGGACAAGATATAAAGAGACAAAACAATCGAATCCTAAGCCTTGTCATCCTTACATGGATCTTTCATTTGGCTTGATATACCCGTACTGAAAGGATGTGACTTTGGTATGAGTAGGTTTTGTGGATTCTCCAAAATACactaaaaaatagtaaaagaaaaACTACACATATCTAACGCGGATATTTACACACGTATGTCAGATATGTACCTGTAAACTTCTGCATTGAGTGTCCATCTGTTCATGCGTTTCCTAATTCATCTTTTTTCGATCATCACTTAAAGTTGACTGACAATATCAATTTGTTGCAGAAAAGTTGTGGCAGAATATAGCGATCACATGAAAGCCCTTGCACAGGAACTTCTTGGTTTAGTATCTGAGAGTCTAGGCATGACATGTCAATGCATAGAAAATGTTGTTGGGGAGTTTTACCAGAATATCACTATTAGTTACTATCCACCCTGCCCTCAACCGGAGCTTACACTTGGACTGCAATCACATTCTGACTTTGGTGCTATTACTCTTCTCATCCAAGATGACGTGGGAGGTCTTGAGGTTTTCAACAATGGAGAATGGGTTTCGGTAAATCCAATTTCAAGTGCTATCTGTGTGATCTTAGCAGACCAAACTGAGGTACTGTTTCTCGCAATGTTTACTGATTAATTCATGCTTCTCGCATTGTTTTTGCCATGTTTtgctttaaaattcaaaataatactATCGTACTGAAAAACTTTCTTTAGTTATTGATCAATGAAGAAAAAGCTGTACATATGAAGCtgaaattattttcaataacaATCGTGTATAAGTGAATTTATCAATGTGTATGCTAGTGTTGTTTATGACTTTGTGGTTTCTGTTTCGGCCACTTCCACCCTGCTGCACCCCAACCATGTGACAGGCTGGTTGTGGGGTTAACCCTAATCCAGTTGGCATTCAAATTGAGAAATTTATGGTCCTGGACCAGAATCCGAAGGAAAGGTATGGATACTTGATGCTTAAGGGATCACTAATAAAGGAAATTACCATTTGTTGAACAAATATTTTCCATTCTGTTGTAACTGTTAACCCTATTCCAGTTGACTTTTCTATTGAGAAATTCATGGTCCTGGGCCAAAATCCTGAGGAAAGGGATGGATATCTGATGCGTAATGGGCCACTAATAAAGGCCAATGCCACTTTTCAAGCGACATTTTATAAATGTCTGTTAGTAGCTATGCTAGTGTTTCTTAATCCCAAGGGGTCATGTTTGTTGAATTTGGCCTTGGAGAAAAGCTAGAAATTTACAATTCCCCAGTCTGCTTTCTTTTTTACTGCATCTGCTAGCATTTTTTTGGTCCTATTTTTTCCtttggggtggggtgggggggcGGGGGTTCATTTTGTTTGTTTCATGTGAAAGTTTTAGGACTTCTGAAGTTTCTAGAGAAGATTGAGGAGAAAAGACCTGGTGAGTCTCGAATTAAAAAGAGACGAATTGAGTGGCCTTTTTTCCTTTTACACAAAACATCACCTTTGAACACTGATTAAAAGAGATGAGGGCTGAATTATAAGTAACtaaacacctaaaatatataaaataccaCATGTCTCCACACCCAAGCCCACTCATTCGAAACTCCTCTTTTGCTTAACTATTATTTCCAGGCCTCTCGTTCCCTCTTCTATTTTGTTGTTGCGATTTTCATGTTTCTTCTACCATGTGAACTCGATTGATGACATTATTAACGTTGTTCACTTTCAACAAATTCCGCCAAGGCACTACTAAGGTAAATTCCttctgtttttttattttttattttttaaagttcttTTGAACTGATAGAGAGTTTAGAGAGAATACAACTGAACCAAGTGGTTAATGAAGAAGAATAGAAGATGCCTCGAGAACAGTGCACCTGTATCAAGTCAATTGTCACAGTGTATCTAGTATAGATGCCCTGACCCTTTTTTGTACTGGCTTTTAATGCCAAATTCCCCCGTTTTGTTCCCACAATGACACTGCCGGGTTGTCTATGTTAAACAAATAGTGAAATTGTTTATACAACAACTGAATTGTTGTTTATTCAAAGAAATAACATGCAACCTTTTTGAAACCCCATACAAACCATAGAAACCTCTCTAAAAAAGAAATTTACCTTAGTATTGCCTTGACAGAAGTTGTAGTAAGTGTTTTCGGAGTTCGCAATGgaagaagaaagatgaaaaTCGCAATATCAAAAGAGAAGATGGAACAAGAGGCCCAGAAACGACAGGTTTTTCAAAAGATGAGTTTAGAACAAAGTGTGTTTGAGTGTGGGGACAAGGGCATATTGTGTTTATAGATCAGTTTGCATCTCTTTTAATCAGTGCTTAAATGATATAGTGTGTaatagaataagaaaaaaaaggcCAGTCAATCTGTTCATCTTTTTTAATTCGAAATTCGCGGGGTCTTTTCCCCTCATTCTTCTCCGATATTTACTTGGGCATTGTGCTTCTCATTTTAAAGCAGGAAGGATCTTATCCTATGGGTTCTATGAATTTGTCATGACATTCTGTTTCTTCCTTTTCAAGTTTTTTGGtaaataaacattttatttattaccaaaGTGAAAGTGTTACAGCTCAAAAATTAcacaagaaaaagaagagaaaaaaaactaTCCGGTAGCCTTAAAACAATGTCATACTTGTTTACTACAGACCCTCCGGAAAGTCGCTACCTAGCTAAGATAGAAGTTTAAATCAACCAGGTATCTGCTCAGCTTAAACTTTAGACTCCTCCCCCTctcccccccacccccaccccccccCCCACTCCAAAAAAAAACTTCCTGAATAAATTTTCTGATAATCACAGTTGTATCAGTCCCTTTCCCCTGAAAAACCAGTTGATTCCTCTCTTGTCAACTTGCATGGATGCATCCTGCTAGAGCTGTTCTATGCATAACATCTGCTGCCACTGTTTCCATTATGATGCGCTATTACCCATTGAGGTTCATCTGCCCATTCCATTGCTGCCTTTGGATAGCCATCCATTGTAGCACCTTTGCACACACTATTGCTGATATAGGACACTTGAATAACAAGTGAGACATAGATTCAGGTTCTAGATTGCACATAGGGCATATAGTGGCTGATATACCCCATTTAGCCAGTCTATCCCTTGTGTATATTCTTCCATGGGCCAACAACAACACAATAAACAACCATTTAGGACGTGCCGAGGTATTGCATATGCATTTCCTCCGTCTTAACTTTGGAAGCACTCCTTCCAACAGGTTGTACATCTTTTTGACAGGGAAATGTTGTAAACCTTGGAGTTCATTGATGGAGGGCTAGCATCTTCCATATATCTCCTAGCCTTAAAAATCTGGTTTGCTTGGTGTTTGCTTCCCATAGAGACCGTCCTTTGCTATAGGAAATATGTATCCATAGTAGAAatgttttcttccttttcaAGTTAAATGTGTTATTTTACACCTATCCTCTCCAGACTCGCACttgtgggactatactgggtatgttgttgtctagtgaagggtgtgtttggtaaatttttttaatctcaATATATGTTGTATTTTCGTATTAGTACCGTTTTGAATAACTATTTTCCTGCAGATCATAACTAATGGTGAGTACAGAAGTGCTCAACACCGGGCAGTGACGAATGCTGGAAGATCCAGACTTTCTGTTGCCACATTCCATGACCCTGCCAAGACCAGGCAAATTTCTCCAGCCTTCCATCCGCCTAGATATCACCCGGTGATTTATGGCGACTATGTATCGTCATGGTACACTAAAGGGCCAGAAGGGAAGAGGAACCTTGATGCACTTCTAATTTAATTGTTTACTCTCTTTCTGCGATTATTCATTCAATATAGAAAAGAGTGATCTTTGTGTTACTTTGACCAACACTTATGCAGATTTTGATGAATAATAGTGTGCAGTTGTTAGAAGCGGCATTTAGTCATGATGGATTGAATCAATAAATGAGTCCTTGGCCAATT
Proteins encoded in this window:
- the LOC129877170 gene encoding jasmonate-induced oxygenase 4, which translates into the protein METLRVQLLAEKGETSIPSQYVQPPETRPQIEKPNVKVGVSVIDLKSRTNLLDEVKKACKEWGAFQVINHKVPINLLDDMRRVGRSFFEDRKMEEKLRYSCDSASPASEGYGSRMLVASNDTVLDWRDYFDHHTLPLSRRNPSHWPDSPADYRKVVAEYSDHMKALAQELLGLVSESLGMTCQCIENVVGEFYQNITISYYPPCPQPELTLGLQSHSDFGAITLLIQDDVGGLEVFNNGEWVSVNPISSAICVILADQTEIITNGEYRSAQHRAVTNAGRSRLSVATFHDPAKTRQISPAFHPPRYHPVIYGDYVSSWYTKGPEGKRNLDALLI